The following coding sequences are from one SAR202 cluster bacterium window:
- the mazG gene encoding nucleoside triphosphate pyrophosphohydrolase — MADANLPQNLGTFDALIRIVDRLRSPGGCPWDIEQTHESLKRTLLEECYEVLEAIDSGDPKRLSEEMGDILVQVAFHADMARRAGQFDIADVLRQVNEKLVRRHPHVFGDVRVKDAREVERNWDKLKEKEKGGRKSPVEGIPGATPSLAYAQLMQERVGRQGFEWEDVKGVLDKVAEEAGEVARAEGQEEKEKEIGDLLFAVVNLARWEGVHAEDALRRANLRFRARYLKMEELAAERGQEFKALPLEEKERLWQEAKRVVGQGEASKRHDNA; from the coding sequence ATGGCTGACGCGAATTTGCCCCAAAACCTTGGCACCTTTGACGCGTTGATACGAATTGTGGACAGGCTGCGCTCCCCAGGGGGATGCCCCTGGGACATTGAGCAGACCCACGAGTCGTTGAAGCGGACGCTGCTGGAGGAGTGCTACGAGGTGCTGGAGGCCATCGATTCAGGCGACCCGAAGCGGCTGTCGGAGGAGATGGGCGACATCCTGGTGCAGGTGGCCTTCCACGCCGACATGGCCCGGCGCGCCGGCCAGTTCGACATCGCCGACGTGCTGCGGCAGGTAAACGAGAAGCTGGTGCGCCGCCATCCCCACGTCTTCGGCGATGTGAGGGTGAAGGACGCGCGAGAGGTGGAGCGGAACTGGGACAAGCTAAAGGAGAAAGAGAAGGGCGGTCGGAAGTCGCCAGTGGAGGGGATTCCTGGGGCGACGCCGTCGCTAGCCTACGCCCAGCTTATGCAGGAGCGGGTGGGGAGGCAGGGGTTCGAGTGGGAGGACGTGAAAGGGGTGCTGGACAAGGTGGCGGAGGAGGCGGGAGAGGTAGCGAGGGCCGAGGGACAGGAGGAGAAGGAGAAAGAGATCGGCGACCTTCTGTTCGCCGTGGTGAACCTGGCTCGGTGGGAAGGGGTCCATGCCGAGGATGCGCTGCGACGGGCCAACCTGCGGTTTCGCGCACGATATTTAAAGATGGAGGAGCTGGCGGCTGAACGGGGGCAGGAGTTCAAGGCGCTGCCGCTGGAGGAGAAGGAGCGGCTGTGGCAGGAGGCGAAACGGGTGGTGGGGCAGGGCGAGGCCAGCAAAAGACATGACAATGCCTAA
- a CDS encoding TIGR01906 family membrane protein, with protein sequence MNKHLLPIAVLFIVAVPLFLVTASVTWAVNDLRLYQHGFDKFDIAEASGISDDGLMQASRGIRGYFNSRQEPLQVRAVVFGREMEIFSPKEVAHMRDVKKLIWGVYVVGAVALVSIGSAFALGYWRQGRAFTPTLARWAFWAGGLTVGLIAAIGLTALVAFDQLFLAFHQLSFANDFWQLDPCCDYLIIMFPNGFWYDATLFVGLVSILGGLLIAAAGAAYLLKTKRLALPWSKAHEKTIEEAKA encoded by the coding sequence ATGAATAAACACCTCCTACCAATAGCCGTCCTATTCATCGTGGCCGTGCCCCTCTTCCTCGTCACCGCCAGCGTCACCTGGGCCGTCAACGACCTGCGCCTCTACCAGCACGGCTTCGACAAGTTCGACATCGCCGAGGCCAGCGGCATCAGCGACGACGGTCTCATGCAAGCCAGCCGCGGCATTCGCGGCTACTTCAACTCGCGCCAGGAGCCGTTGCAGGTACGCGCCGTTGTCTTTGGACGAGAGATGGAGATTTTCAGCCCCAAAGAAGTCGCTCACATGCGCGACGTGAAGAAGCTGATTTGGGGCGTCTATGTGGTCGGGGCTGTAGCCTTAGTCTCCATCGGGTCAGCCTTCGCCCTCGGCTATTGGCGGCAGGGCCGCGCCTTCACGCCCACCCTGGCCCGATGGGCATTTTGGGCTGGCGGCCTCACCGTCGGCCTCATCGCCGCCATCGGCCTCACCGCCCTCGTCGCCTTCGATCAGCTATTCCTCGCCTTCCACCAGCTCAGCTTCGCCAACGACTTCTGGCAGCTCGACCCCTGCTGTGACTACCTCATCATCATGTTCCCCAACGGCTTCTGGTACGACGCCACTTTGTTCGTCGGCCTCGTCTCCATCCTCGGCGGCCTTTTGATAGCGGCGGCTGGCGCAGCTTATCTTCTAAAAACAAAGCGCCTCGCTCTTCCCTGGAGCAAGGCGCATGAGAAGACGATAGAAGAAGCCAAGGCTTAA
- a CDS encoding zinc ribbon domain-containing protein gives MPIYEYKCAPCNNRFEKLQPSGTSHADCPKCNLPAKKALSVFSAVSTGANGETASLAGMGGCGNCGPGGCACSTGMGGGHGHSHGGHGHAH, from the coding sequence ATGCCTATTTACGAGTACAAGTGCGCCCCGTGTAACAATCGCTTCGAGAAGTTACAGCCTTCCGGGACCAGTCATGCCGACTGCCCCAAGTGCAACCTGCCGGCCAAGAAAGCCTTATCCGTATTCTCGGCGGTGAGCACGGGGGCTAATGGCGAGACGGCGTCGCTGGCGGGCATGGGCGGGTGCGGGAACTGCGGCCCCGGCGGCTGCGCCTGCAGCACGGGGATGGGCGGGGGGCACGGCCATAGCCACGGCGGCCACGGACACGCTCATTAA
- a CDS encoding class I SAM-dependent methyltransferase → MREYEPSSYGERNADVYDEMYESMQDVGPVVDLLAELAKGGRALELGIGTGRIAIPLSKRGVKVEGIDGSEKMVDRMRQKPGGERIPVAIGDFAEVGVKGKFSLVYIPFNTIYNLVTQEAQVRCFQNVAKHLKPGGAFLIEAFVPDMARFTRGQQLEAYTVRPDLVVLDAGRLHPTDPQRVQYQNVHISNNSVRLYPVELRLAPPAEMDLMAQLAGLKLKDRWSGWGKEPFTTASTTHVSVYVWS, encoded by the coding sequence GTGCGAGAGTATGAGCCTTCTTCCTACGGCGAACGAAACGCCGACGTCTATGACGAAATGTATGAAAGCATGCAGGACGTGGGGCCTGTCGTTGACTTGCTGGCGGAGCTGGCGAAGGGCGGCCGGGCGCTGGAGCTAGGCATCGGCACGGGGCGCATTGCTATTCCTCTGTCGAAGCGGGGGGTGAAGGTGGAGGGGATCGACGGGTCGGAGAAGATGGTGGACAGGATGCGACAGAAGCCGGGTGGGGAGCGCATACCGGTGGCCATCGGCGACTTCGCGGAGGTGGGCGTGAAGGGCAAGTTCTCGCTGGTATATATACCCTTCAACACCATTTACAACCTGGTGACCCAGGAGGCCCAGGTGCGGTGCTTTCAAAACGTGGCGAAGCATCTGAAGCCGGGCGGGGCGTTCCTCATCGAGGCTTTTGTGCCGGACATGGCGCGTTTTACCAGGGGCCAACAACTGGAGGCCTACACCGTAAGACCAGATCTGGTCGTCCTGGATGCAGGGCGCCTTCATCCCACCGATCCCCAGCGCGTCCAGTATCAGAACGTTCATATCAGCAATAATAGCGTGCGACTGTACCCCGTGGAGCTAAGGCTTGCGCCGCCTGCCGAAATGGACCTGATGGCGCAGCTAGCAGGGCTGAAACTGAAGGACAGGTGGAGCGGGTGGGGGAAGGAGCCGTTTACGACGGCGAGCACAACGCACGTTTCGGTGTATGTATGGTCGTAG